From Quercus lobata isolate SW786 chromosome 1, ValleyOak3.0 Primary Assembly, whole genome shotgun sequence, one genomic window encodes:
- the LOC115977280 gene encoding transcription initiation factor TFIID subunit 7 has product MEEQFILRVPPSIAERLDRLLSENENASSSEDKSLDLSFSEDGRSGTFVIGNDRFPASLLELPCVVESYKTYDDSVLIKTADVGQMIMVREADDAAPDVLEYRHGLTPPMRDARKRRFRREPDLNPELVQRVVKDMLKINAGATAENVDAEIAEQEEDGDGSVRNASKKPVPAPVTKADAPETGTNVGEPDRSDSDESDDSI; this is encoded by the exons ATGGAAGAGCAGTTTATACTCAGAGTTCCGCCTTCTATTGCAGAGCGATTAGACCGCCTTTTGAGTGAGAATGAAAATGCTTCATCTTCTGAAGACAAGTCATTGGATTTGTCATTTTCTG AGGATGGGAGGAGTGGCACATTTGTTATTGGCAATGATCGTTTTCCAGCATCTCTCTTGGAGCTTCCTTGTGTTGTGGAATCATATAAAACATACGATGACAGTGTGTTGATCAAGACTGCAGATGTTGGTCAG ATGATTATGGTTAGAGAAGCAGATGATGCTGCTCCAGATGTGTTGGAGTACAGACATGGTCTCACCCCTCCTATGAGGGATGCTCGAAAGCGGAGATTTCGCAGGGAACCAGATCTAAAT CCTGAGCTTGTGCAGCGTGTTGTGAAAGATATGCTGAAGATCAATGCTGGTGCAACAGCTGAGAATGTTG ATGCTGAAATTGCTGAGCAAGAGGAAGATGGAGATGGAAGTGTTCGTAATGCAAGCAAAAAACCTGTGCCTGCACCTGTGACAAAGGCTGATGCTCCAGAGACTGGAACAAATGTTGGGGAGCCTGACAGAAGTGACTCCGACGAATCAGATGACTCAATTTGA